Sequence from the Aquimarina sp. Aq107 genome:
GCATTAGGTATTTAATAAAAAGAAAAATATAAAATGAAAAAAGTAGTAACCTTTGGAGAAGTTTTAATGCGTATAGCTCCTTTAGGGAACAAAAAATTAAAACAATCTAACCAATTAGAATACTACTTTGGTGGAACCGAAGCGAACGTAGCGATATCGCTCGCTCAATTCGGGAACAATACACAACATATTACAGCAGTATCCAACGATTTTGTTGGTGATGCAGCAAAGAGCTACTTGCAGAAACTGGGAGTAGATACTGGTTTGATTATTGACTCGCGTCATCCTCTGGGATTATACTTCCTGGAGGTTGGTGCAGTCATGCGATCAAGCACTATAGCATACAACAGATCTAATTCTGCTTTTTGCAACATAAATCCTGATGAAATTAATTGGGAAAAAGCCCTAGAAAATTGTGATTGGTTCCACTGGACAGGTATTACCCCTGCTTTATCCTTAAATGCATTTAAAGCACTAAAACAAGGACTAGAAATTGCTAATAAAAAAGGAATTACAATATCTGCTGATCCAGCATATAGAAGTGGTTTATGGAATTACGGTCATGAAGCAAAAGATATACTTAATGAATTAGTAGCGTTATCTAATATTTTTATCGGAGGTCCAAATGAAATTAATGAACTTCTAGACACTAGTTTCTCCTTTACTAATGAAGATTTTATTGAAGCCAGTAAAGCTTTATTACAAAAATATTCTAATATCAGAGGCGTGTTTGATAAAACAAGAGTTTCTCTTAATGCAAGCTGGCATAAGATAAAAGCTAGAATGTGGAATGGGCAAGAATTTTCGGAAACCAATGAATTAGAAATAACACACGTTGTTGATCGAATTGGTACTGGTGATGCTTATGCTGCAGGATTAATTCAAGGTCTATTGCACTATGATGATATAAAAGCATTACAATTTGCCAATGCATCTTGCGCTTTAAAGCATACTATAGAAGGTGATGCAAATCTAGTAACTGAGGCTGATGTCTTAAGTATCATTGAAGGTAATATATCTGGACGAATAAAAAGATAAAATGGCAAAATATACACGAATTGAAGTAGCACAAGTAATGGGAAACACAGGAGTTGTTCCCCTATTCTATCATAAAGATATTGATATTGTAAAAAAAGTGATCAAAGCTAGTTATGATGGAGGTGCACGAGTATTTGAATTTACCAATAGAGGTGATCACGCACAAGATATATTTACTGAAATATCCAAGTGGATTGAAAATGAATTACCTGGTATGATTCTAGGAATTGGATCTGTTGTTGATCCGGGTACGGCATCATTATTTATACAAAAAGGAGCAAATTTTATCGTATCCCCCATTTTAAATCCTGAAATAGCAAAAGTTTGTAATCGCAGAAAAATTGCATGGCTTCCAGGTTGTGCAACACTTACTGAAATAAATTATGCCGAGGAATTAGGAGCAGAAATCGTAAAAATATTTCCGGCAGCACAAATTGGTGGAGCTGATTTTGTCAAAGGAATAAAAGCGCCTTGTCCATGGACTAGTATAATGCCAAGTGGAGGAGTATCACCAGAAGAAAAAAACCTTACGGATTGGTTCAATGCAGGAGTGCACTGTGTAGGAATGGGATCTAAGCTCATTGCGAAGGATGAAAGTGGAAACTTTGATTATGATAAAATAACAGAATTAACTAAAAGTTCACTAAAGATTGTCAAAGATTTAAAGAGTAGCAATCATTAATTTTTCTGCATTTATCGATCTAAAGACTTATTTCGAATAACAAATTGTTAAGAAATAAAGCAAATCACATGATTTTCAATAAAAATTGTGTTAAATAAAAATAAATCTATATATTTGGTTAACCAATGTGGTTAACCAAATATAAATTTCACCCAATTATCAAAACAAGACAATTATGAAAAATTTATTACTTATCTGTATAATGTTTACGATGAGCTTCGCTTTTGCTCAAATTCCTTCGGGATCCGGAGTATATCTTAACAAACTAATTGTTAGTCCTAATGGAGATGATCTTACTAATGAGTATATCGAAATTCGCGGTACTCCTGATGCAGTTATACCATCTGATCTATATTTAATTAATGTTGAAGGTGATGGAGAAGCTAGTAGAGATGATTACGGAGAAGTTGGTGAAGTAATTCAACTAGGTGATGGAACAAGAACTTTTGGTTCTAATGGCTTTTTAGCGATTGTAGCCAACTATACGGATGAAAACACAAATGTGGTAACAACAAATCCATATACTAGTGTTATTGCAGCAGGAACAACCATAGTGACTATAGAACTTATTGGAAATGATGTTACAGGTTCTTCTAGTAGTAATGTTTCTTCATTCACACCAGATATCGGTTATGATGGAAATTTCGAAGATTGGAGTGCTACATATATGTTAGTACAAGCTCCAAGTGACCCAAGTGGTGTTGATATTGATGCAGATAATGATGGTGTTATTGATGCAACTGGAGATCATACAATGTGGACTCGTTATGATTCTGTAAGCTTTTTAGATGAAGATGATTTATTAGATTCAGGAGATAATGGTGAGTTTGGGTATGGACAAATCATAGTTGTTAGAGATTTAGCAGAAAACTCTAGTAATGGTATTTTCACTGACACAGGAGCAACTGTAATAGAAAACACAGGTAGTAATGTACATTTCTGGGGAAGACAAGGAACCTCTACAGGTTTTACTACATCGGATTGGATAGCTGCCTCATTTGATGGAACAGGTCCTAATTGGGAATTCTCAGGTAACACTGCAAGAGTATCTCCTGCAGAATTTGCAAGCTATATTATTCCTAGTGAAATATATGGAGCCCTAAATCCTACTGCTGCTACGCTATCTATTACAGAACAAGAATTAACCGACGATATTTCATTTTTCCCAAATCCAACTACTAACGTAATTAATGTAAGTTCTAAGAATGACATCATTTCATCTATTGAAGTTGTAGACGTGACTGGTAAAATATTAGTTCAAAAAGAAAATAATTTAGACGTTATTGATTTAACATCTTTCTCCACTGGATTATATTACATGAATATCTATGGTGATGGAGCTAAGATTACCAAAGCAATCGTTAAAAATTAAGAAATACTTTTTAAACAGTTTGATTTTAATTTGAGTTTAGATAATATCCTTGCATATTTTTGCAAGGATATTCCTATTAAAACCTAAATGTAATACCCCATAGATAATGAAACCTTTTACAATAATTTTTATTCTATTTATAAGTTTTGGTACTCAAGCTCAGGTAACATTAGATGCTGATGGTCCCGGCAACACCTATGAACTTATTAATAGCGTTTTTGCACCAACAAGCGGAAATGTCATAGAAGCACCCGGAATTACCGGTAGTACTTGCGATAACCATTCTACCTATTCTGGAACAGATGGAAATCGTCATATTGATGAAGTATTCAATACAGACTTAGGGGTTAATGTATTTAGATTTATCATGCATGTTAATGAAGATATTGATCGCGACAAATGTTCCACTACAGATCGCCAGCGCAATGAAATTAAAACTTACGCTCCTTCTCCTGATAATCTTAAAGGAGTAATAGGAGAAACTGTGGAATACAAATGGAAATTTAAAATAGATGCCAACTTTCAACCTTCCGGAAGTTTTACTCATTTTCATCAATTAAAATCTGTTGGAGCAGATTCTGCAGAAGAAAGTCAGCCGCTGATTACCTTAACTGCTAGAAAGGCAAGTCCGGATCGATTAGAATTAAGATATGCACCTACTACTTCACAATCTACCCTTACTACAGTCGATCTATCTGTATTAAAAGGAAATTGGGTTGAAGTTATTGAAACTGTTACCTATGGAGAAACTGGAAATGCTTCTTATAGCATTATCATCACTAATGTAGATTCGGGATCAGAAATATTAAACTACTCTTCAACTGAACTTAGAATGTGGAAGACAAATGCAGATTTCATTAGGCCAAAATGGGGAATATATAGAAGTTTAAATTCTGCCTCAGATTTAAGAGATGAAGAAGTATTGTATGCTAACTTTTCCGTAACTGAAAACCCTACGCTCTCTGTACCGACAATATCAGAAAAAGAATTGTTTGATGTATTTCCGAACCCAACTAAATCAGTCATAAATTTTAATTTTTTCGAGAACACAAATGACTACACAATATCAGTTATAAGTGGATCGGGAAAAATTGTCAAGAAACCACAAGAATTAAAAACTACTGATCAGTTAGATATTAGTGATCTTTCTAATGGAGTCTATTTTATAAAAATTATTGATAAGCAAACTAATACCTTTTCTATAAAGAAAATTGTAAAAATAGATTAATAGAAAGTTTAAAATAAAAAACAACATATTATGAAATTTGCTTTTGTACTATTTGCTCTTTTGACATACATTTCTTCTTATGCTCAGGTTTCTCTTACTGCTGATGGCCCAGGAAACACATATGAGCTTATTACTTCTAAATTGGCTCCAGGATATAATCCTATAGAAGCGCCAGGTATGGTAAGAAAAGATTGTGATAACCATCTTAATTATGGTGAGCACATTAGTGAAGTTTATGATGATGAACTCGCTAAGAATGTATTTAAATTTGTCATTCATGTTAAAGAAGACAATGACCGTTGCAAAACTTTTGATAGACAACGTAATGAAATAAAAAGCTATAAATCATCACCAGATAATCTAAAAGCTACGATTGGGGAAACTGTAGAGTACAAATGGAAATTCAAGATAGATAAAAACTTTAAGCCATCTAAGAACTTTACGCACCTCCATCAATTAAAATCTGTAGGAGAAACAGAAAAAGCAAAACCTATTATCACCCTTACAGCTAGAAAAGGAAGTGTTGATAAATTAGAGCTTAGACATTCTAGCGGAAAAGATCAAAATACACTTAAAAAAGTAGATTTGGACCTATTAAGAGGTAATTGGGTAATGGTTACAGAAAAAGTTACTTACGGAAACTTAGGTAAAACCTCTTACGATATATCTATCGCCAATATAAAAACAGGAAAAATAATTTTGGAATACCAGAGTACTAACCTACAAATATGGAATGCAGGTGCAGAATTCGTTAGACCAAAATGGGGAATCTATAGGAGTTTAAAAAACGCACAAAACCTTAGAGATGAAGAAGTACTATTTGCAGATTTTTCTATTAAAGAAAGTAAATAATTGACATTAGCAGAATTAATCACCTATAAAAATATTTTTTCGCTCTACAGATCAAAGACTCTACTTAAATTAAACCCAAAGAAAAAATCACCATCTCCCCAATCTCCAGATCCTTGACCTAAGAAACCATTTTCAAACATAGGTTGTGCATTTGTAAAATGAACCTGAAATACATGACCTCCTGTTTCTATATCAAAACCTATTGATAATGGATTTTTAAAAGTAGAAGTACTACTTCTATTAAAATGATATCCGTAATCTACATTAAGACTAAAACGTTTCGTTAATTTGTAACGACCTCCTACTCCCATAATAAACTGAGAATTATCCTGATCATCAAATCTAACAAAATTTTCATGTAAATAAGACGGTGCTAGTTCTAATGAAAGCCTTTTGCTAAACTTTCTAGAAATTAAAACTTGAGACACATAAGATAATCTATTATTAAATTCTAATTTAGGTAATTGATTTTTTTCTAAACCTGTATTAATCGTTAATAAATTATATCCAACAATAGTAAAAGGGAATCCGTTTTTTTTCTGTCTTGTTAATCTATACTTAATATGAGCTCCATAGGTTTTTTGAAAAGAGCTACGAGCGAAACCAACATTTAATCCATCAGTAATACCATAAATAAACTTAAGTTGAGTGACAGCCTGATCCAACCCGAAGAGATCATCAATACCATTTTCTACACTCCCGAAACGGTGAGCAACTACAAAAAATAGGCTTCGTTTATTAACCAATTTTGTGGATTCAAAATTCACAACCTTAAGTCCCTTAAAAGTAGATGTGACATAATTATCTTCCTGAACATCAGACTCTAACTCATTTAACAAGTCATCTTGAGCAAGTGTAATATATGGTAGTAAAAATAAAATGAATAAGAGTTTTCTCATGAACATGATTTTAAAATACTAATAAAAAGAAATTATTTAATAATTGATGCTTGGTCTAGCTTAACTACTTCCAGCAGTTCGTCATAACCGATGCACCTACCCTTTATGGTATATTTTGATTGTAAACTAGATCCGGCAATATTATGATCAACATCAAAAGTACAATATGCAGCTTCATTGAGCATTAAAGAATTATCTTCTATTTCGGTCACTTCTCCTTTAACAATAATTGTTTTATTTAAATACTTTTTAGAAGCCGTATCAGGACTTTCTGAAAATTCTCTTGCCAAATCAGTAGCATCAACTGTAAATTCAGCCTTTTCCTCCTGAATATCCCTATGAGATTGATACACATATTTATATCCAACAAAAGCCGTAATACCTAAAATTAAAATTACTATGAGCAGTTTTTTCATTGTGTATTTTCTGTTTAAACTTGTTTTAAAAGTATGAAAATTATCGACCTAATGAAACATATTTTTGCATATCAATTAAATTTGATCTAATTTTTACCTTCCAAAACTAGAACTCAATAGGCAATTTATGAAAATATATATTTCGAAATTTTTAATTTTTTGTGCAATTTTATTCAACATAAGTTGTGAAAATGATAGCGAAAAAGATTTAATAGATATTACTCCTGTTACTGTGGTGACTTATGACAATAATGTAAAATCTATTATTGACAATAACTGCACCTCTTGTCATACTGACCCACCGATTAACTTTGCTCCAATGCCACTTTTAACTTTTGATCAAGTAAAAGAAGCTGTAGATAATAGAGCATTACTTGATAGAGTTTCTTCAGAAGATATTAGTTTTTTGATGCCTTCTGGTGGACCTAGATTACCACAAGCTACCATCGATATTATATTACAATGGAATACTGATGGATTATTAGAACAATAAAACCGCATACCCATGAAAAATCTCTTATTCTTTTTGTTAATGCTTGTTTCAGGATCTATTCTTGCGCAAGGAAAATTTATTACCAAGAAAGGTACTATTAGTTTTGAAGCTTCTGTACCATCTTTCGAAGAAGTAAAAGCGAAAAACAGTACCGTAACTGCTATTTTAAATACAGATAATGGTGACTTTGCAGCTTTAGCCTTAATTAAAGGTTTCAGGTTTAAAAATGCTTTGATGGAAGAACATTTTAATGAAAACTATATTGAATCTGACGATTATCCGAAAGCTACTTTTAAAGGTAAACTTGTAGATTTTGATAACAGTAATATTCAAAATGAATACATGATTAAAGGAACATTATCATTACATGGAAAAACAAAAGAAATCGAGGTAAAATGCATAGTCAACAAAGATGGTGATGATACAATTTCTATCTCTTCATCCTTTGTTACAAAACCTGAAGAGTTCGATATTAAAATTCCAAGTATCGTTAGTAAAAAGATCGCTGATGATATTTCGGTATCACTAAATTTTATTTTAAAAAAGAAATAATTTTTAATATTTCACTTTTTTCAACTTGAAATATTCCTTTTTTAAATCTAATTTTTCCTTTTTAGTACTTTTTTATTGAAAGCATGTACCATAATCCTGTTTATTAGCACTAATAAACTGTTTGAATATTGTTCTATTTAATCATTAATATATATAACCAACAATTATGTAAATAACTATACAATCAACATATTTAGATTCAAACACACTAATTAGTTATTTAAAAATCATATTATTTTTTAATAACGCTCTAATTAAAACTCAACTCTCTGTGAAATCTCTTAAAACGTTGCTATATTTTTCCATTTTTAAATATCCTCTTTCGGCCGAAGAAGTTTATTTGTTTTCTGCTGCATCCGATCAAAATGAAATCAAAAACGAATTAGAATATCTCAAAAAAAAGGGAGTTATTTCTTATGACAACAGTTATTATTTTCTGGATGGAAACTTACAATCTGTTTCTCGACGTATAGAGGGAAATAAAATGGCCAAATCAGTTATGCAAAAAGCAATTAAAAAAGGTACTTTAATTGCTAAGTTCCCTTATGTAAAAGCTGTTGGTATTTCTGGTGCTTTGTCTAAAAATTATCATGATAAAGATGGTGATGTTGATTTTTTTGTGATTACAAAATCAGAACGGCTTTGGGTTTCAAGAACACTATTAATGTTGTACAAAAAAATATTCTTATTCAATTCCAGAAAGTTCTTTTGTATCAATTACTTTATATCTGAAAGTTCATTGGAAATATCAGAAAAAAACATATTTACAGCTACCGAATTATTAACTTTAATTCCGGTTTCTGGAGACTTCAGTAGTTTTTACAAACAAAATCAATGGGTTTCTAACTTTTTACCCAATTTAGAAATAGGTAAATCTTCCATAAAAAACTTAAAAAACAAACCCTTAATAACTAAAACAATAGAATTAATACTTAACACTAAAATCGGAAATAGTTTAGAACGTATTTTTCTAAAAATGACATTAAAAAAGTGGAATACTAAATTTAAAACTTTACGCAAAGATGATTTTGACATAGCAATGAAATCAACAGGTGGGGTATCCAAACATCATCCTAGAAATTTTCAGAAAAAGGTCATTGACAGGTTAAACAAACGGTACAATGAATTTCAATTAAAATATAATATCGAATTAGAAAAAGAGCATGCTTGATATATTGTTTTCACATTCTTATTACTACCCTTTAGATCTTAAACAATGGAAGAATCAAACACCTTATCCTCCATTAGGAACTATATACGCTGCTTCTTTAATGAGAGAAAAGGGTTTTATGGTTGATCTTTTTGACACCAACCTAAGAGACAATCCATATGATATTGAAAAAGAGATCATAAAAAAGAAACCTAAATATCTGGTACTATTTGATGATGGTTTTAATTACTTGACAAAAATGTGCTTAACCACTATGCGTGAAGCTGCTTTTGAAATGATGAGAATCGGAAAAAGTCATAATTGCACCATAATTGTCAACAGTTCTGACGCTACGGATCATTATCCTAAATATTTATACAATGGCGCCGATTATATTATCCAAGGAGAAGGAGAACTGGCTTTATTAGAACTCGTATCAGCTCTTAAAAATGACCAAGCAATAGACAAAATTAAAAGCCTTGTATATAAAAAAGCTGAAAACACTGTTACTAATCCTAAACGAGAAGTTTTAAAAAAACTAGATGAATTACCTATGCCTGCTTGGGATCTGGTGGACATTAATTCTTATAAAAAAGTATGGATCAATGGTGGAAAAGAATTTACTCTTAACCTTGCCACTACCAGAGGTTGTCCGTTTAAATGTAACTGGTGTGCTAAACCTATTTATGGTAATCGGTATAATACACACTCTCCAGAATATATTGTAAAACATATACAATATTTGCAAAAAAACTATGACGTGGAACGTTTCTGGATGTGTGATGATATTTTTGGTTTAACACCAGGATGGGTGCAAGATTTTAATTTAGAATTAAAAAACACAAATACTACACTAAAATATTACATACAAAGTAGAGTTGATTTATTACTTAAAGAAGATACTATCAATGCACTCGCAGAATCTGGTTTGCAAGAAGTTTGGGTCGGAGCAGAAAGTGGCTCTCAATCGATACTTGACGCGATGGATAAAGGAACTAAAGTAGAGGAAATATATAATGCTACAATTTTATTAAAGGAAAAAAATATTCGGGTAGCATTTTTTATTCAATTTGGCTATCTAGGTGAAACCAAAAATGATATTTCGAAAACTATAAAAATGATAAAAGAACTAGTTCCCGATGATTTAGGTATATCTGTTTCCTATCCACTTCCTGGTACTAAGTTTTATGATAAAGTAAAAGATGATCTTCGGTTTAAAGCAAATTGGACAGACTCGGATGATTTAGCCATGATGTTTAAGAGCACATATAATTCTAAATATTACAAAAAATTGCATAGGTACGTGCATAAGGAATATAGAAAAAGTCAGGGATTACAGTTCTTAAAAACGATATTAAAAAGTCCTTCTAAACTTTCTACAAATGCGCTAAAAAGAATATCATATTTATTGTACTACTTTCCAAGTGCATATATGGATGCACAAATTTTAAAAAGAATGGAACATCTCAATGAATGAAAGTTTCGACATAGCGGCAGTAACTTATGATAGTACTTTTACTAACAGCAAAATTGGTGAACTCCAAAGAAACCTTGTACACGAGCATTTAATAAAAATACTACCAATCAATCAAAAATTGGATATTCTTGAAATTAATTGTGGAACAGGTCATGATGGCATATGGTTAGCTAACCGAGGTCATCGTGTTATTGCTACGGATATATCCTTAGAAATGATTTCGATAGCTCGATCAAAACAACAGAATAACAATAGTAATGTAAAGTTTGAGCAATTAGATATTAACAAACTAGAAACTTTTAGTTATGAACATTCTTTCGATTTGATATTTTCAGATTTTGGAGGATTAAATTGTCTTTCTCCGAATCAATTAACTCAATTTTTTATTACCGCTGAGAAAAAGTTAAAACCAAACGGCCAGATTATTGGAGTTATTATGCCCAAGCATTGTATTGTAGAAAACAGTTATTTTATAATAAAAGGAGATTTAAAAAAAGCTTTTAGGAGAAACACCAATAATGCGGTAATGGCAAATGTAGATGGAACCGATGTCGCAACTTGGTACTATGATCCAAAAAATATAAAAAAAACAACTAGGAACTTATTCTCCATTGACAAAGTAGCTCCTATTGGATTTTGTATTCCTCCTTCCTATTTAGAGCCTTTTTTTAAAAACAAATTAAGAATTTTAAGAGTTTTAAAAAATCTTGATATATTTTTTAATCGTTTTTCATTTCTATCAAAATATAGTGATCACTATTTAATCTCTCTATCTAAAAAATGAGCATTGTTCTTACCCACGCATATTATCTTAGTACTGATCCTAAAGAGCAAAGGATTATGAAACCTTATCCTCCTTTGGGACAACTTTATATTTCTGGGTATTTAAAGGAACAAGGTTTAGAAAATTATGTTTTTGACACTACTTTTAGCTCTAAAAAAGAACAATTGAGTTTTATAGCATCTAAAAAACCAGATGTAGTAGCTATATATGCGAACTTAATGACTAAAGTAGAAGTCATTAAACTTATCCAAATTCTGACAACAGAAGCTACCTATGGTTTTCCAAAAATAGTACTAGGAGGTCCCGATGTAACATACAATACTGAAAATTACTTAAGATCTGGCGCTCAATATATCGTAATTGGTGAAGGAGAAGAAACTTTATATGAACTTCATCAAGCAATTAAAGAAAAAACTGATATAAAAGCTGTTCCAGGAATTGCATATTTAGATAATAACAAAGTAATAAAAACTACTGCCAGAATAAAAATGAAAGATTTATCGTTGCTTCCACTCCCGAATCGAGAAGCTATCGATATGCAAAAATATCTTGATACTTGGAAAAACAACCATGGGCAAAGTTCTATGACCATTAGTACTCAGCGTGGTTGCCCATATACCTGTAAATGGTGTAGTACAGCAGTTTACGGACAGAGTTATCGTAGAAGACCCGCTAGTCTTGTAGCACAAGAATTAGCGATGCTTAAAAGAGAATACAATCCTGATACCATTTGGTTTGTAGATGATGTATTTACAGTAAGTCATAAATGGTTAGCTGAATTTCATAAAGAAGTGATACAACAAGATGCTGTTATTCCTTTTGAGTGTATTACCCGTGCAGAACGATTAAATGATGAAGTTTTACAACAGTTAAAAGAAGCCGGTTGTTATCGGATATGGATTGGAGCAGAAAGTGGTTCACAAAAAATAGTGGATGCAATGGATAGACGAGTAAAAGTTGAAACCGTAAGAGAAGCCATCCAGAAAACGAACCAATTAGGTATCGAAACAGGAACTTTTATCATGGTAGGATACCCTGGTGAAGATGAAAAAGATATTGCAGAAACCATACATCATCTAAAAGTAGCAAATCCTACTCATTTTACTATCACTGTTGCTTATCCCATAAAAGGGACTTCTTTATATAATGAAATTGAAAACGATATTACAGTACAACCAGATTGGAATACCTCAACAGATAGAGATATTGATTTTAAAAGAACGTATCATCGTAAATTCTATGATTTTGCTGTAAGAAGAATTGTTAACGAAGTAAACTATTTTAAAAACAAGAACAACATAACAGAAAAATTAAAATTAAAAGTAAAATCGATCGCCGCTTTACTACTAATGAAGTATTATAAATTGAGATAGCATTCTTTATTTAAAAATGGACGATATATGATTAGTGTTGTGATACCAACCAGAAATAGATTAGAATCTTTAAACAGAGTATTAAATTCTTTATATAATCAGACTCTAAAACCTAAAGAGATTATCATTATTGATTCCAGTGATCAAGTTTTTACTGCTAAAGATCTTATTAAATCTCCTAA
This genomic interval carries:
- a CDS encoding class I SAM-dependent methyltransferase; translated protein: MNESFDIAAVTYDSTFTNSKIGELQRNLVHEHLIKILPINQKLDILEINCGTGHDGIWLANRGHRVIATDISLEMISIARSKQQNNNSNVKFEQLDINKLETFSYEHSFDLIFSDFGGLNCLSPNQLTQFFITAEKKLKPNGQIIGVIMPKHCIVENSYFIIKGDLKKAFRRNTNNAVMANVDGTDVATWYYDPKNIKKTTRNLFSIDKVAPIGFCIPPSYLEPFFKNKLRILRVLKNLDIFFNRFSFLSKYSDHYLISLSKK
- a CDS encoding B12-binding domain-containing radical SAM protein, with product MSIVLTHAYYLSTDPKEQRIMKPYPPLGQLYISGYLKEQGLENYVFDTTFSSKKEQLSFIASKKPDVVAIYANLMTKVEVIKLIQILTTEATYGFPKIVLGGPDVTYNTENYLRSGAQYIVIGEGEETLYELHQAIKEKTDIKAVPGIAYLDNNKVIKTTARIKMKDLSLLPLPNREAIDMQKYLDTWKNNHGQSSMTISTQRGCPYTCKWCSTAVYGQSYRRRPASLVAQELAMLKREYNPDTIWFVDDVFTVSHKWLAEFHKEVIQQDAVIPFECITRAERLNDEVLQQLKEAGCYRIWIGAESGSQKIVDAMDRRVKVETVREAIQKTNQLGIETGTFIMVGYPGEDEKDIAETIHHLKVANPTHFTITVAYPIKGTSLYNEIENDITVQPDWNTSTDRDIDFKRTYHRKFYDFAVRRIVNEVNYFKNKNNITEKLKLKVKSIAALLLMKYYKLR